The genomic DNA CGGACGAACTGTTGCCGTTGGTCTATGCCGAATTGCGAAATCTCGCCACTCGAAGGCTCACGCAGGAAAAGGCGGGGCAAACACTTCAGGCGACAGCGCTCGTTCACGAAGCTTATCTGCGGTTGGTCGATATCGAGAAACCGCAGACCTGGGAGGGGCGTGGTCACTTCTTTGCCGCAGCCGCCGAAGCGATGCGTCGGATCTTGGTCGAGAATGCTCGAAGCAAGCAATGTGTGAAACGCGGTGGCGGTATGCAGCGTCATGACATCGACCAAGTTCCATTGCAGGCGGGCGAAGTCAACGAAGACATTCTGGCCTTGGATGAGGCATTGGAGCGTCTGGGGGCGATCGATGCCGAAGCGGTAAAATTGGTAAATTTGCGGTATTTCGCAGGGCTGACGAATGTCCAGGCCGCCAACGCGATGGATATTTCTCCGCGGACCGCAGATCGGATTTGGGCTTTTGCGAGGGCTTGGCTGCAGCAAA from Rosistilla carotiformis includes the following:
- a CDS encoding ECF-type sigma factor; the protein is MSDVTAILHKLESGDAAAADELLPLVYAELRNLATRRLTQEKAGQTLQATALVHEAYLRLVDIEKPQTWEGRGHFFAAAAEAMRRILVENARSKQCVKRGGGMQRHDIDQVPLQAGEVNEDILALDEALERLGAIDAEAVKLVNLRYFAGLTNVQAANAMDISPRTADRIWAFARAWLQQTLDGHVS